The sequence below is a genomic window from Brevibacillus agri.
GAAAAGCATGGCGGGGAGCAACATACGGGTACTGATTGTCGAGGACGACCTCAGAATCGCCGAGGTGAACCGACGATTTGTGGAAAAAGTGGAGGGCTACGAGGTTGTAGGCATTGCCACCAATGGACAGGAGGCGCGGGACCAGTTGGAGCTATTGCAGCCGGACCTGGTGCTTTTGGACATTTATTTTCCGGACATGGACGGGCTTGATTTTTTGTCGGTGATGAAGGAAGAGTTTCCCGTGTGCGACTGCATCATGGCTGTTCAGGGAAGACAGGGCACCCCCGCCGATATAACAAGCGACGTACACAAGGACAAGAAAGTCGGCCAAAAGGAGCGCATAAACGTTTCCTGCTGCCGAACCCTTTTGTAAATCAACAGGAAGACGATTGATAGAAGAAAGCTGGTGGTGTGTATGCCCGTCAACGTATAGCAAAAGAGAGGATCGCCGACGTCTTTGAGCAAGACTAGATCGGCATACAGAAAAAAAGGATAGCACATGAGCAGAAACAGCGAGGTCATGCGCAACCGGGTGAATAACAAGTTGGTGTTCCATTCATGAAAGGCTTCATCATGCTATTCATCTGTTGATCTCAATCCTTTGCTGGAAGGTCGAAAAAACTCCACGTAAGCACGAACGATTCCGATAGCGTGTTCACGTGGAGGCATGTGCCTTGTCCAAAAGGCGCGTTTCTTCTATTTAATGATGCAGCTTGCCTCTACCCGATAAATACGCTGTCCGCGGGACGAAAAGCGCTCTTCGTACTCCGTCATGACGTTCTCCTCTGCGAGCTTCGACTGGTGCAGGTCAAAAGTGATGTTGCGCATCTGGAAGCGCTCGGCAGCGAACTGATTGAGCGAAAACTCAAAGAGCTTTTCATTGTCTGTCTTCAGATGAATCTCTCCGTCCTCGGCAAGCACCTGACGATAGTTGTTCAGGAAGCGAGGATGGGTGAGACGGCGTTTGGCGTGGCGTGTCTTGGGCCACGGATCGCTGAAGTTCAGATAGATGCGGACAATCTCGTGATCGGCAAACAGCTCGGTCAGCTTGGAAGCGTCAAACTGGACAAAGGCCAGATTCGGAATCGGCTTGTACTCTGTCCGCTGCAAGGCGCGCAACACGACCTCCGCTTTCAGCTCGACAGCAATGAAATTAATATCAGGGTGACGCTGTGCCAATGTATTAATGAAGCGTCCTTTTCCACAGCCGATCTCCACGTGGATCGGATTGTCATTTCCGAAGCGTTCTTTCCAGCTTCCTTTATAGGAAAGGGGATTGTCCACAAACGTCGGATATTCTCGCAGGGCCGCTTCGGCACCTGGAATGTTACGCAGTCGCATGATGTGCCTCCTTAAAACGAACTCTTTTCTACTTTACGCTGACTCCCTGCAGGTTGCAAGCATAGAGAAGGAAGAGTAGAGAGAATCCAGTTTCTTCCCCAGCGAAAATCGCGAGAACAGGAACTTTTTGCAAGAGGAACTAGGCCATAAGTCGCATGTTATGCGGGAAGTAGACGCTTGGCACTGGATATAATTGGTCAAATTGCGAGGAACATTTTGGCAAGAAAATAAACTGAAAATTTGAGGAATGCCCATGATATCGGGCTTGAGCGCGTCAAGCGGTAATCGTATCCATTTGCCCAAGCGGTTTTTGCCAAGTTTTTGGTAATTTCACTGGGCAACAGCTTTGGTAAAGTAGAGAACAAGTGAGAGGTCAGCCAAACTTTGCATAAAGTAAGCTTCTACCGAAACGATTTCGTAGAAGCGTGTTCTGTCAAAAGGGAGGATGAACAACATGAAACTGCGAAAAACCCTCATCGGAATTGTAATGGGCTTGACACTTGGCGTAACGGCGATTGCCATGCCGATGCCTGGAGAAAATGTAGCTCATGCTGCTTGGTCGCAAGCAAAAGCGGACAAGGTTATTGCCACTGGGAAAAAATATTTGGGTACACCTTATAAATTCGGGGCAAGCAAAAATACGACAGCCGTCTTTGACTGCTCTTCTTTCACGCAACGCGTTTTTCGTGTGGCAGTAGGCAAGAGCTTGCCGCGAACGTCGCGCGACCAGGCGAAAAAAGGAATCAGTGTGTCCAAAGCCAACCTGAAAAAAGGGGATCTGGTCTTCTTCAAGGCGAGCACAACGACGAAGTCCAAGCGGATTACCCACGTAGCGATTTACGCTGGCAACAACAAGCTACTACATACCTACGGGCAACCCGGTGTGACTTTTACAGGTTTTAAAGGCACATCCTGGGAGAAGCGCTTTGTCTCGGCGCGCCGCGTCCTGTAGCGTTATTTCGAATCTCTCTACTTATTCATACGTCTCACAGCGCCGTTCGTTGCGAGATAGGAGCAAGAAAATCTTGGAAAAAGCGAAGCAGGCAAACAGGAGGGCGGTCCAGTC
It includes:
- the trmB gene encoding tRNA (guanosine(46)-N7)-methyltransferase TrmB — encoded protein: MRLRNIPGAEAALREYPTFVDNPLSYKGSWKERFGNDNPIHVEIGCGKGRFINTLAQRHPDINFIAVELKAEVVLRALQRTEYKPIPNLAFVQFDASKLTELFADHEIVRIYLNFSDPWPKTRHAKRRLTHPRFLNNYRQVLAEDGEIHLKTDNEKLFEFSLNQFAAERFQMRNITFDLHQSKLAEENVMTEYEERFSSRGQRIYRVEASCIIK
- a CDS encoding C40 family peptidase — encoded protein: MKLRKTLIGIVMGLTLGVTAIAMPMPGENVAHAAWSQAKADKVIATGKKYLGTPYKFGASKNTTAVFDCSSFTQRVFRVAVGKSLPRTSRDQAKKGISVSKANLKKGDLVFFKASTTTKSKRITHVAIYAGNNKLLHTYGQPGVTFTGFKGTSWEKRFVSARRVL